Proteins from a genomic interval of Flammeovirgaceae bacterium SG7u.111:
- a CDS encoding RNA polymerase sigma-70 factor — translation MATKEAVLIELIKEGDHEAFNKFYCKYKSPLYRFCLSLLKDKGEVDQIVQDIFISVWTKREGLDSSQNISSYLFTIAKNKIFNHFRNIKRSESKRVDLWSMIEELQVLETENIAETEIEYQLLQKAIEDLPPQRKSVFEKSISEGKSYKEIADELQISPNTVRNHLAKARLELKQFLKLSMEINAVLFLFFL, via the coding sequence ATGGCCACAAAAGAAGCAGTACTTATTGAGCTTATCAAAGAAGGTGACCATGAAGCCTTCAATAAATTTTATTGCAAGTACAAAAGTCCGCTCTATCGCTTTTGCCTATCCCTTTTGAAAGATAAAGGAGAGGTGGATCAAATTGTGCAAGACATTTTCATTTCCGTCTGGACAAAAAGAGAAGGTCTCGATAGCTCCCAAAATATTTCTTCTTATCTATTTACCATTGCAAAAAACAAAATCTTCAATCATTTTAGAAATATAAAAAGGTCGGAAAGCAAACGGGTCGATCTGTGGAGCATGATTGAAGAACTTCAAGTTTTGGAAACGGAAAATATTGCTGAAACTGAAATAGAGTACCAATTATTGCAAAAAGCGATTGAAGACCTTCCTCCTCAGCGAAAATCAGTATTTGAAAAAAGTATAAGTGAAGGCAAGTCTTACAAAGAAATAGCTGATGAACTACAAATATCTCCCAACACAGTAAGAAACCACTTGGCAAAAGCTAGGCTGGAATTGAAGCAGTTTCTTAAACTCTCCATGGAAATAAATGCAGTTCTGTTCTTATTCTTCCTTTAA
- a CDS encoding FecR domain-containing protein has product MKSKNALDNHLVKYLNNKLSKDEFDEFINGFEDPLVEAKYALFLEGYFEQLLAQKEITDGEKKAELSKEAAMLTGAIAKGNQRYFLRKYSRAIGVAASISLVFISVLMFRLLNYGGELRQVELIEQVTLGGEKSVVELPDGSIVNMNAGSKLTYPKNFSSTHRTVSLEGEAFFDIARDTLKPFHIQTKDMEVKVLGTSFNVSAYPEEDETAVAVKSGKVAVAHQLSEKSHFLVKNQLYVLDKTTGESSVFERSIEQELLWMSGVLTFEHSPFPKVKRMLERWYDVEIYITDNEINSYKLTGTHANENILAVLESFKFALDIDYKIEGRKVILSKNIHDQ; this is encoded by the coding sequence ATGAAGTCGAAGAATGCGTTGGACAACCACTTGGTAAAGTATTTAAATAATAAACTCTCCAAAGATGAATTTGATGAGTTTATCAATGGGTTTGAGGATCCCTTGGTAGAAGCTAAATATGCTCTCTTTTTAGAAGGGTATTTTGAGCAACTTCTTGCCCAAAAAGAAATTACTGATGGAGAAAAGAAGGCGGAGCTAAGCAAAGAAGCAGCGATGCTTACAGGTGCTATAGCTAAGGGCAATCAGCGTTATTTTTTGAGAAAATACAGTCGTGCTATTGGTGTGGCTGCATCCATTTCTTTGGTTTTCATTTCCGTCCTCATGTTCAGGTTGCTCAATTATGGAGGAGAGCTTCGGCAAGTCGAGCTTATTGAACAAGTGACCTTGGGCGGGGAAAAATCTGTAGTAGAATTGCCAGATGGCAGCATCGTGAACATGAATGCTGGGAGCAAGCTTACCTATCCCAAGAATTTCTCTTCAACACATAGAACTGTCAGCCTAGAAGGCGAAGCATTTTTTGATATAGCCAGAGATACGCTCAAGCCTTTTCATATCCAAACCAAAGACATGGAAGTAAAAGTGCTGGGCACATCTTTTAATGTCTCGGCTTATCCTGAAGAGGATGAAACTGCTGTGGCCGTAAAATCTGGAAAAGTTGCTGTGGCCCATCAGTTATCGGAGAAGTCTCATTTTTTGGTCAAAAACCAATTGTATGTTCTTGATAAAACAACTGGGGAGAGCAGCGTATTTGAACGGTCGATAGAACAAGAATTACTTTGGATGAGCGGTGTGCTAACGTTTGAGCATAGTCCTTTCCCCAAAGTGAAAAGGATGCTAGAGCGCTGGTATGATGTTGAAATATACATCACAGATAATGAGATCAACAGCTACAAACTCACGGGTACTCATGCAAATGAGAATATATTGGCGGTGCTTGAGAGCTTCAAGTTTGCACTTGATATTGATTATAAAATAGAAGGAAGGAAAGTCATCCTTTCTAAAAATATACATGACCAATAA
- a CDS encoding carbohydrate porin gives MKKTTILLASIALMLLAVPLYAQPIAVNNITQNFTFGSYGRIGASWTPENLSSIGRRLNLNNMGSIGGRMEEQDYLEFAAGYHMKPVVAGDSVQINIQLRTSVYSRSLSLFGRSSTSSAGGLTIALPEMYLEAKDIFRKGLNMWIGARLYRGPDLHMADYWYFNDHSGQGFGIEYKKNRFHMNFVSETDTSSNVPPYFYVNIKTGTPSLELRERVVMTYERDITPNKDNLITLLGEFHRLSDPGQTNIGDTLVIDYPADFGWVLGARHQRTLNGFLPGSFNHFSVRYGKRIANGGDGGNSQTFLTFGAPDFDTDDFERAYSWHIVEQVLLNLTKKFSLNAYGIYNQSRGAAPTKGESETYFGRKVFNYKEDLTFGVKGVNYISDYFHWQTELHYSQRKDGEQDWYRMWKLSLVPTVAVRGERSVWSRPHLRFIYSLARYNDLARDNLYSPYLGLVGAEKWGHYFGVRAEWWTW, from the coding sequence ATGAAAAAAACTACTATACTACTTGCCTCAATTGCTTTAATGCTACTCGCAGTGCCGCTGTATGCACAACCAATTGCGGTCAATAATATCACACAAAATTTTACTTTTGGTAGCTATGGAAGGATAGGGGCAAGCTGGACGCCTGAAAACCTCAGCTCAATAGGCAGACGCTTGAATCTCAATAATATGGGCAGTATAGGTGGTAGGATGGAAGAGCAAGATTACCTAGAATTTGCCGCTGGTTATCATATGAAACCTGTGGTAGCCGGCGATTCTGTGCAAATCAATATACAACTGAGAACTTCTGTGTATTCCCGAAGCCTAAGCTTGTTTGGAAGAAGCTCTACGAGCAGTGCCGGTGGCCTGACTATCGCTTTGCCCGAAATGTACCTTGAAGCAAAGGATATTTTCAGAAAAGGACTGAATATGTGGATAGGCGCAAGGCTATACAGAGGGCCAGATCTGCATATGGCAGATTATTGGTACTTCAACGACCACTCGGGGCAAGGTTTCGGTATTGAATACAAGAAAAACCGCTTCCATATGAACTTCGTATCGGAAACAGATACAAGTAGCAATGTGCCTCCTTATTTTTATGTAAATATTAAAACGGGTACACCTAGCTTGGAGCTGAGGGAACGGGTTGTAATGACTTATGAAAGAGATATTACGCCCAACAAAGACAACCTCATCACACTTTTGGGAGAGTTTCACCGACTTTCAGACCCTGGCCAAACAAATATTGGTGATACGCTGGTTATTGACTATCCCGCCGATTTTGGTTGGGTGTTGGGGGCAAGACACCAAAGAACTCTCAATGGGTTTTTGCCTGGCTCGTTCAACCATTTTTCGGTGAGGTATGGAAAGCGGATTGCCAATGGGGGAGATGGTGGTAACTCCCAAACGTTTTTGACATTTGGTGCACCCGATTTTGACACAGATGATTTTGAAAGAGCCTATTCTTGGCATATAGTAGAGCAAGTATTGCTCAACCTTACCAAAAAGTTTAGCCTCAATGCGTATGGGATTTACAACCAGAGCAGAGGGGCGGCACCTACCAAGGGCGAGTCGGAAACATATTTCGGAAGGAAAGTTTTCAATTACAAAGAAGACCTCACCTTTGGGGTAAAAGGGGTCAATTATATCAGTGATTATTTCCACTGGCAGACCGAACTCCATTACTCACAACGGAAAGATGGCGAACAGGATTGGTACAGGATGTGGAAGCTTAGCTTGGTGCCTACCGTAGCGGTGCGAGGGGAGAGAAGTGTTTGGTCCCGTCCTCACTTACGTTTCATTTATTCGCTTGCCCGGTACAACGACCTTGCCCGCGATAATTTGTATTCGCCATATTTAGGGCTAGTCGGCGCTGAGAAATGGGGTCACTATTTTGGTGTGAGAGCTGAGTGGTGGACTTGGTAA
- a CDS encoding SusC/RagA family TonB-linked outer membrane protein has translation MKQLLLEEKKIKHLLLLLLFFWGVVGNAQAAPGNNELKEVKIQVRNYNGSVNLVFKEITKKTGFSFVYEDGISPLLSKNINIQRKGNLYDLLVEVAVQANLDFKAINKTIIVKGKSIQQKSPVQAIKVSGKVISEEDSEGLPGVNILIKGTTIGTISDIDGNYSLNVPNREAVLVFSSVGFIPQEVPVGSQTEVNINLAADVKALQEVVVTALGIEREQKSLGYAVGNVDGGDLTHVNQENVLNSLAGRVPGVVINSTGGSAGSSVSMIIRGATSLNSDNQPLYVIDGVPVNSSLNNTQEIGRRNVVDYGNAISDINPDDIENISVLKGPSAAALYGSRAGNGVVLITTKKGKKSNGLGVSVNSSTVFDRPYKFLDMHNTFATGERPYTPDSNPFSGPLEINEGSSAWVGPELDKGYSAVQWNSKLDENGDPIPYELTSHPDRYKDFVQTGITSTNNIAIANIDDQLSYRLSFTNMTNRGIIPNSDLFRNTLNINTKYQLTKKVFIGANVNIGRSNSNNRPAGNRGANPLQAMYDVAPHIDMKDLEQYWVPGQEGIQQRSQAIGDYNNPYFLAYEANNAFVRNRVFGNLNAQWDITNELSVRAKYSHDQFNEQRETKIAKSYTEDANGIYGLANLSRLERNTELLLSYNKKVGVFDVMASLGGNMMYQHGTNVTNQTQSRGLGLITPGLYNLSNIHPDALQSSSYWYEKAIYSVFGMASFGFKDMLYLDVAGRNDWSSTLPEENRSYFYPSVSMSALINEMVDLPSSFNLIKVRAGWAQVGNDTDPYKLDPVLSNVDAWGNVTRLAVPSSLLTPDLKPERATSTEVGIDLGFFQSRLRFEGTYYTLENENQILPIGIPIESGYSSKQINAGLLSSKGWELMLGVTPIQNSDLVWDLNFNLTQNRTKIEKLTEGIERYVLWTDAKGGAWTFEGETIGDIYDRELVTVEDPNSPYFGYPILDEDGGWNDINAEQTKNKIGNFNPDFILGMQTSVSYKSFTLTASFDWRNGGEFVSQTYRYGESDLHSQRFIDNTIKYDGDPADLPQYLKDNADQLIIDGINIVGGPTADLGGFEHTEGGITLNDGVFNPGVIEEFDDEGNFVGYKENLGGEGTKYIRFQDNYPWSFTKPALFDASFIKLREVSLSYSLPKAMLAKAKIQNATVSLFSRNIMIWTKAKVGIDPEMAFQPEAGTQGSGSTFKQGIERYNVTPWVMPVGAKLSLNF, from the coding sequence ATGAAACAATTATTACTTGAGGAAAAAAAAATCAAGCATCTGCTGTTATTGCTGCTTTTCTTCTGGGGAGTAGTGGGCAACGCTCAAGCTGCTCCAGGCAATAACGAATTAAAAGAAGTCAAAATCCAAGTGCGGAATTATAATGGTTCGGTTAATTTAGTATTTAAAGAAATTACAAAAAAGACAGGGTTTTCATTTGTGTACGAAGATGGAATAAGCCCTCTTCTTTCAAAAAACATCAATATCCAAAGAAAAGGAAATCTGTATGACCTGTTGGTTGAAGTTGCCGTTCAAGCTAACCTTGATTTCAAAGCAATTAACAAAACAATTATAGTTAAAGGGAAATCGATTCAGCAAAAATCTCCTGTACAGGCTATCAAAGTATCGGGAAAAGTTATTTCTGAAGAAGATAGTGAGGGTCTTCCCGGTGTGAACATTCTTATAAAAGGGACTACTATCGGTACTATTTCTGATATTGATGGAAACTATTCGCTTAATGTTCCTAACCGAGAAGCCGTTTTGGTTTTTAGTTCTGTAGGTTTTATCCCGCAAGAAGTGCCAGTTGGCTCACAAACAGAAGTGAATATCAACCTTGCAGCCGATGTGAAAGCTTTGCAAGAGGTAGTGGTAACTGCTTTGGGCATCGAACGTGAACAAAAATCTTTGGGCTATGCGGTAGGCAACGTAGATGGCGGAGACCTTACTCATGTTAACCAAGAGAATGTATTGAACTCTTTGGCGGGGCGTGTGCCTGGCGTGGTAATCAACTCAACTGGAGGCTCAGCTGGATCATCGGTGAGTATGATCATCCGTGGTGCTACTTCTCTAAATAGCGACAACCAACCTTTGTACGTAATTGATGGAGTACCTGTAAATAGCTCGCTCAATAACACTCAGGAAATTGGAAGGAGAAATGTGGTAGATTATGGTAATGCAATTTCTGACATCAACCCTGATGATATTGAAAACATTTCGGTGTTGAAAGGGCCAAGTGCAGCTGCTTTGTACGGTTCAAGAGCGGGTAATGGAGTAGTGCTCATTACCACCAAAAAGGGAAAGAAAAGTAACGGGCTGGGAGTTTCTGTTAACTCAAGTACGGTGTTTGACAGACCTTACAAGTTTTTAGATATGCACAACACGTTTGCCACAGGCGAGCGCCCTTATACTCCCGATAGCAACCCATTTTCTGGACCTTTGGAGATAAACGAAGGTTCTTCGGCATGGGTAGGCCCTGAGCTGGACAAGGGCTATAGTGCTGTGCAATGGAACAGTAAGTTAGACGAAAATGGTGATCCGATACCATACGAGTTGACTTCCCATCCTGACCGTTACAAGGATTTTGTGCAAACGGGAATTACTTCGACCAACAATATCGCTATTGCCAATATTGATGATCAACTTTCGTACAGGTTGTCTTTTACCAATATGACCAACAGGGGTATCATTCCAAACTCGGACTTATTCAGAAACACCTTAAACATCAATACAAAATACCAGCTTACCAAGAAGGTGTTTATTGGTGCAAATGTGAATATTGGCAGAAGCAATTCGAACAATAGACCAGCGGGAAACAGAGGAGCTAATCCGTTGCAAGCTATGTATGACGTTGCTCCCCATATCGATATGAAGGACTTGGAGCAATATTGGGTACCTGGCCAGGAAGGAATTCAGCAACGCTCGCAAGCGATAGGCGATTACAACAACCCTTACTTTTTGGCTTATGAGGCAAACAATGCTTTTGTAAGAAACAGGGTATTTGGAAATTTGAATGCACAGTGGGATATCACAAACGAACTTAGTGTAAGGGCTAAGTATTCTCACGACCAATTTAATGAGCAAAGAGAAACTAAAATAGCCAAGAGTTATACTGAAGATGCAAATGGTATTTATGGCTTAGCAAACCTTTCGAGGCTGGAAAGAAATACTGAGTTGTTGCTTTCTTACAACAAAAAGGTTGGGGTTTTTGATGTGATGGCTTCTTTAGGAGGAAACATGATGTACCAGCATGGTACCAATGTAACCAATCAAACCCAAAGTAGAGGGCTTGGCTTGATCACACCAGGGTTGTACAATCTTTCAAATATTCACCCCGATGCGCTACAATCTAGCAGCTACTGGTACGAGAAAGCTATTTACAGTGTATTTGGAATGGCTTCTTTTGGCTTCAAAGACATGCTCTACCTTGATGTAGCAGGAAGGAACGATTGGTCGAGTACGTTACCCGAAGAGAACAGGTCATATTTCTACCCTTCTGTTTCTATGAGTGCTCTAATAAATGAAATGGTAGACTTGCCAAGTTCATTCAATCTGATTAAAGTAAGAGCTGGTTGGGCACAGGTTGGTAACGATACTGATCCTTACAAGCTTGATCCAGTACTTTCAAATGTAGACGCTTGGGGCAATGTAACCCGTTTGGCAGTTCCATCTAGCCTGCTTACTCCTGACTTGAAGCCAGAAAGGGCAACTTCTACTGAAGTAGGTATTGATTTAGGCTTTTTCCAAAGTCGATTGAGGTTTGAAGGAACGTATTATACCTTGGAAAATGAGAACCAGATTTTGCCTATTGGCATTCCTATCGAATCGGGGTATTCAAGCAAGCAGATCAACGCTGGCTTACTTTCAAGCAAAGGTTGGGAATTGATGTTGGGGGTTACGCCAATTCAAAATTCTGACCTTGTTTGGGACTTGAACTTCAACTTGACCCAAAACAGAACTAAGATTGAGAAATTAACAGAAGGAATTGAACGCTACGTACTATGGACTGATGCAAAAGGTGGGGCATGGACTTTTGAAGGTGAGACTATCGGCGATATTTACGACAGAGAGTTGGTAACTGTAGAAGATCCAAATTCTCCTTATTTTGGATACCCAATTCTAGATGAAGATGGTGGCTGGAATGATATCAACGCTGAGCAAACCAAAAACAAAATTGGTAATTTCAATCCAGACTTTATTCTTGGGATGCAGACTTCTGTTTCATACAAGAGTTTTACTCTTACTGCCAGCTTCGACTGGAGAAATGGAGGCGAATTTGTTTCTCAAACATATCGTTACGGAGAGTCCGATCTTCATTCCCAACGCTTCATCGACAACACTATTAAGTACGATGGAGACCCTGCTGATCTCCCTCAGTACTTGAAAGACAATGCTGATCAATTGATCATAGATGGAATCAATATAGTAGGTGGACCGACTGCCGATCTGGGTGGGTTCGAACATACCGAAGGTGGGATTACACTTAACGATGGGGTTTTCAACCCAGGTGTGATCGAAGAGTTTGACGACGAAGGGAATTTCGTAGGCTATAAGGAAAACCTTGGTGGGGAAGGAACGAAGTACATCCGCTTCCAAGATAACTACCCATGGAGCTTTACCAAACCTGCTTTGTTCGATGCTTCTTTCATCAAACTTAGAGAGGTTTCATTGAGCTATTCTTTACCAAAAGCCATGCTTGCCAAAGCAAAAATCCAAAATGCAACGGTATCTCTTTTCAGCAGAAATATCATGATATGGACAAAGGCAAAAGTTGGTATAGACCCAGAAATGGCTTTCCAGCCAGAAGCTGGAACACAAGGGAGCGGCAGTACTTTCAAGCAGGGCATCGAGCGCTACAATGTAACTCCATGGGTGATGCCGGTAGGAGCCAAGTTATCTCTTAATTTCTAA
- a CDS encoding DUF4249 domain-containing protein, translated as MNSKKRVYNLLLLLPSFLLATCVNPVDLNVVSIPPLLTVDGLINNDGMARVKLTYSTSFDPDLTNQNYPVTDAIVFLNNSSGEQYPLFEYEFGIYELDSNVYKGVIGEEYWVSIETEDGELYESRPEKLNAVPDIEEIYFEIEDRLTKSFSGFDLTIYGMQFFVRTNDPFETRNHYRWDWTAKREINTVAPPPEPGASPITCCFQCWVDYFPSKEVTILSDERSNGKSIKKQPIVFLEYDSNMPKMELVVSQSSLTAEAYEFWKRVKQQQENAGSVFEPAPAAIIGNIYNVNDPDEVVFGWFGASAITYKKVQYRNIDIPFQNGSSPEGVDCRSLKNSTDVMPEDPFWWY; from the coding sequence TTGCTGCCAAGCTTTTTGCTGGCTACTTGTGTAAACCCAGTAGATCTTAATGTAGTATCCATACCTCCGTTACTAACAGTAGATGGTTTGATCAACAATGATGGAATGGCTAGGGTAAAGCTTACCTATTCGACTTCGTTCGATCCTGATTTGACGAATCAGAATTATCCTGTGACAGATGCTATTGTTTTTTTAAATAACAGTTCGGGAGAGCAATACCCTTTATTTGAGTATGAATTTGGAATTTATGAACTCGATAGCAATGTATATAAAGGTGTAATTGGTGAAGAATATTGGGTTTCTATCGAAACGGAGGATGGGGAGCTCTATGAGTCGCGCCCTGAAAAGTTGAATGCTGTTCCTGATATAGAAGAAATATATTTCGAAATTGAAGATAGGCTTACGAAAAGTTTTTCAGGTTTTGATCTTACTATTTATGGGATGCAATTTTTTGTTAGAACCAATGACCCGTTCGAAACTCGAAACCATTATCGTTGGGACTGGACAGCTAAGAGAGAAATAAACACAGTGGCTCCCCCTCCAGAACCTGGTGCGTCACCTATCACTTGCTGTTTTCAGTGTTGGGTAGATTACTTTCCAAGCAAAGAGGTTACCATTTTGAGCGATGAGCGCAGTAATGGAAAAAGTATCAAAAAACAACCGATTGTATTTTTAGAGTATGACTCAAACATGCCTAAAATGGAGTTAGTAGTAAGTCAATCGTCTCTAACAGCTGAAGCCTATGAGTTTTGGAAACGGGTAAAGCAACAGCAAGAAAATGCGGGGAGTGTTTTTGAGCCTGCACCTGCTGCTATTATAGGGAACATCTATAATGTAAATGATCCAGACGAAGTGGTTTTTGGATGGTTTGGGGCTTCTGCCATTACCTATAAAAAAGTGCAGTATCGCAATATAGATATCCCTTTTCAGAATGGGTCAAGCCCAGAAGGTGTCGATTGCAGAAGCCTCAAAAATAGTACAGATGTTATGCCTGAAGATCCTTTTTGGTGGTATTAG
- a CDS encoding hybrid sensor histidine kinase/response regulator — protein sequence MTYTILLADDEQASLMTNLTFLKELGENHSIIGAPDGEKALELVKLKKPDLVLSDWMMPKMTGMELLSALKSDPETKDIPVIMVTAMVTSKDLEKAFDEGATDYITKPVDKIELLARARAALQSYTYYKEMKRQKEELSVMNNQLTRAEKNLEELNNLKDVFFSVISNDLKQPLYSLTSFVDLLCKNINNFSKEEMRYVADNLKVSLYSVNTLLNSLKKWTELEKQQEAPVIVQENLYKITDESIEQVKHTFEQKVIRINNLIDPEQSIKTHKPTFQSIISILLESAAKFVVERGDFNITSKINTDFIEVDFEIPGFQVKDIHISNLFDLSYYMDNEIQFFEKGSGLGFVLSKMLLNRVGGKIDIDHKGGKPVLFKISLPHMY from the coding sequence ATGACCTACACAATTTTACTAGCAGATGACGAACAGGCATCTTTAATGACCAACTTGACTTTTCTCAAAGAACTTGGGGAAAATCATTCAATTATTGGAGCTCCTGATGGAGAAAAAGCGTTGGAACTGGTAAAGCTTAAGAAACCAGACTTAGTGCTTTCTGACTGGATGATGCCCAAAATGACGGGTATGGAGCTGTTATCTGCTTTAAAAAGTGATCCGGAAACCAAGGATATTCCAGTTATAATGGTGACGGCAATGGTCACTTCCAAAGATTTGGAAAAAGCTTTTGATGAAGGGGCTACAGATTACATCACCAAGCCGGTAGATAAAATTGAGCTTTTGGCAAGGGCAAGGGCTGCGCTTCAATCTTATACGTATTACAAAGAAATGAAAAGGCAGAAGGAAGAGCTTTCTGTCATGAACAACCAGCTTACCCGGGCGGAAAAGAACCTTGAGGAACTCAATAATTTGAAAGATGTATTCTTCAGTGTGATATCCAATGATCTCAAGCAACCTCTTTATTCCCTCACTTCCTTTGTAGACCTTCTTTGCAAAAATATCAATAATTTTTCGAAGGAAGAAATGCGCTATGTAGCCGACAACCTTAAGGTTTCTCTCTACAGCGTAAACACCTTGCTCAATAGCCTTAAGAAATGGACGGAGCTGGAAAAGCAGCAGGAAGCACCTGTTATAGTTCAGGAAAACCTCTATAAAATTACCGATGAGAGCATAGAGCAGGTAAAGCACACTTTTGAACAAAAAGTAATAAGGATTAATAACCTAATAGATCCAGAGCAAAGTATAAAAACCCATAAACCAACCTTCCAGTCTATCATCAGTATTTTGCTGGAAAGTGCGGCTAAATTTGTGGTAGAGCGAGGTGATTTTAATATTACTTCCAAGATCAATACAGACTTTATAGAAGTCGATTTTGAGATACCTGGCTTCCAAGTCAAAGACATCCATATCTCAAACTTGTTCGACTTGTCCTATTACATGGATAACGAGATCCAATTTTTTGAAAAAGGCTCGGGCTTAGGTTTCGTGCTCAGCAAAATGTTGCTCAACAGGGTAGGAGGCAAAATCGACATCGATCACAAAGGAGGGAAACCTGTTTTGTTCAAAATTTCCTTGCCCCATATGTATTGA